The genomic interval ACCGAGCCGATCAGTCTCACTGCGCTGAGCACCCCGTGCAACTTGTGCCTAGAACGCGGCTTGCGACTTTGTTCCATCGGGAAACAGAAATTAATGTAGTGTCTTGGCATCACCAAGCAGCCCGAAGTGCAGCTCCTGGTTGGCGGATTGCCGCTCAAGCCCCAGATGGTGTGATTGAAGCGTTAGAACATCAGCATCATCCTTGGGCGATCGCAGTGCAGTGGCATCCAGAACTCGCACCAGAAGATCCCGGACAACAGAGGATTTTTAAGGCATTTGTCCAAGCGGCTAGCCAACCACAGGCCGTAGCTCTGCGATCGCCCGCCTCAAACTAAAAGCGAAGAGTGCCAACTGACAACTCTTCGCCTAATCTAGCCCTAGTTTAGTGAAAGCGATGTTTGCGACGTCTGGCTAGCGCTTTACGCTTCTCCTTGTCCTGAGGAGTTTCAAAGAAGCGTTGACGCTTCACGTCAGCGAGAATTCCAGCTTTAGAAACTTGACGTTTGAAGCGACGTAGCGCTGACTCAATTCCTTCGTTTTCGCCCAGAACAATTTGGGTCATTCTGTATATCCCTCAGCTTGCCTCTGAATTGTGATGAGTATTGTTTACCAGGATTACCGCAAATTCAATCCACTTAAGCCAATGCTTCAGTCTCTAGGAAATGATTAATAGCGGGAGTAGCCTCTGCCGCCACCGCCGCCACCGCCGCTGTTACCCCAGCTATTGCGATCGTCACGACCTCTACCACCACCGCTGCCGCTACGCTCTTCACGGGGCTTAGCTTTATTAACTCTTAGATCCCGACCCATCCACTCAGCGCCATCAAGAGCCTCGATTGCTGCTGTTTCTTCTGCTTCTGTGGACATTTCGACAAAGCCAAAACCACGGGGGCGTCCCGTTTCCCGGTCTAAGGGAAGTTGAACTCGCTTAACAGTGCCGTACTCTGCAAAAACGGCATTTAAATCGTCTTGCGTGACATCGTAAGACAGATTACCGACGTAAATGGACATGAAACTCTCCAGAATCAAAGAAATTGCAGAGATTTAAATTCGGAGAGATGCCTGTCGAAATGAGAAAACAAACCCTACAGCCGAATAAAACTCTTCGAGTCCAGCTTACCATACCACTGTTCGATTTAACAGGACTTTGAGCGGCTCAAATGTCTCTGCATAGATCCAATAATCCTGTTGCAATTAATACCAAAAAATGCAATGTTACTGAAATTTTGATCGACTAGGAAATCAATTCTTAAAGCAAGCTTGAAGAGATAGTTTTTCTAACCTACGCACTAATTCCAATTAAATTGTTTCTAAAAAAATTAGCTTAACAAAGTGCTAAACGGCTAACCTTGTAGTTTTTTATCTATTAAAGCAGGAGTTGTGTCGGGGAAAGGTAGGGCGATCGCCCTGATCGCTTTATGGCATTCGCCACAATCAAGCTACTCTTTAGAAATTATTAGAGATACTTTCTTTACCTCGACTGTAGAGCGTACGGGCATATTCAGTCCACATTCCCTGACCCCAATAATGAAAACAACTGGTTTGGACTAACAGGTTGTAAAGGAGAGCTTGGCGGTAACGGGGCTGCTGAGTTAAGGCAGAGCTTAACGCACTAGGGTGAGGGTTAGCTTCGCCATTGCTTGATTGAGCTTCCAGGAGAGGATCAAGGGTTTGATGAAACAATGCACTGAGTTTCTGCATGGAAGCCGAAACAGGCTCGTTGCCTTGGCCCCAGCGCAGGGCATGAGCCGAGGAAATCCCCTTTACCTGAAAACTAGGATTTTCTCGCTTGAGTTCGGTAATGGCTCGCGCGATCGCCTTGGGAGTCGCAGTTTCGGAGACTCGTTGCCAAATTTGGTACTGACCCTTGGCCTGACAAACTGGGTAATTCTCTGGGCTGCAACCTGCCGCCTCTATGAGTTCTAGATATTCGGTGCCCGTGAGGCCGACGACACCAAAGTGACCTTGGTTTTGGGCGCTCATGTCATACCAGGCATTTCTGAAAGTACTGGGAAACTCATTCATCATCATGCCGCTATTTTCGCCATCACCCATTTGAGCAACCAATGGCGGGATCATGACTTGACCCACGAGTTGCGGGTTGAGAGTTCTAGCTTCTTGGTAGGGCTGCATCTGCCCGACTAACTGATTGTCAGCACCTTGAGCTTTAATCAGGGCTGTGATGCTGACCGTTTCTCCCTCAGCGCTGCGGGCTACCAGTTGATGGGGGAGATGGGGCTGCGATAGCGGTTGGCCTGTGGTGGTTTCTACGGTATCTGCTTGGACGAGGAGCCAGCGATAACCCGCTTCCTTTAGAGCTTTTACTAGTTCAAATAGCGTGTCAGGATGATTGGGGAGGTGCATTTCTGGTAGAGAAAATCCCTTCACTCGCGCTAAAGCATCCCAGCCAAAAATAGCCGCAAAGTGATGTTGCCAAGCTTGAATATGCAGCTTCAAATCAGGAATTGGGGTAGTCGAGGCTAGCGCATGTCCCCAGAAAGTGCCGAGCCACTCCACATAAGGGTGGTAAGTGCGATCGCAAGTGATGCGCTTGAGGTTTTCTAAAATGTCTCCCCGACCCATCTGCCGCAACCCCCACAAAAGAGTGCCAGAGTAATCCAGCATGATGCGAGGATTGCAACCTTGACGCACCAGATCAATCATGAAGTCGGCAATGCGGCTGTAGCAGTAGGCAAAGGGACCAGCATTGTGGTTATCTCCTTCATAAGGATGCTCAAACATATACTGCAAATTGCTGATCAGTTCTCCCTCTCGGCCTGCCGGAATCATGGGCTGGTGCATGTGGAGGGCGATCGCAAAAGCAGCGGAGACATCCTGAAGGCGAATATTGGTTGTAGGTAGAAAAATTGGGCGATCGTGCTTCACCACCGATCGCACTTCTGCCTCCCAGCCAGAAATATTGGGCAATCCATCAATCAGTTCTGGAAGCAGCGGCAGACTAGCTGCTTGACTGAGGGCAGGCATAAAGCTGAAGTCTCATTTCAGGAGAATAAAGGCATATTCCTCCATATGCTGATCATGAGGCAAGTCTTTAGGGCAAGTCTTTGAAGTAAGTGTTTGGAATCTGTTTTGTTACTTAACGCCCACCATTCCCGCCAAAACCGGAACTAGAGGACGGGTATTCATTTCTGCAATGCTTCGCCCAACCGCAGTCGCGATCGGTTTCAAGCTCGCTACTAGTTCCGCTATCTCTTCTAAGGAGAGGGCTTGGCGAGCATCTGAGACTGATTGCTCTGGTTCTGGGTGGCATTCAATGATCAGGCCATCAGCACCACAGGCGATCGCAGCTCTCGCTAGATCTGCCACTAGTTCTCGCTTTCCAGCGGCATGGCTGGGGTCAACAATGATCGGCAGATGGGTGATTTGCCTTAGGGCAGCAACCGCACCCAAGTCGAGAACGTTACGGGTGTAGGGGTCGAAGCTGCGAATCCCGCGTTCGCACAACACGACATCGGGATTGCCGTGAGCCAGGATGTATTCTGCTGCCAGAACAAATTCCTCAATCGTGGCGGAGAGACCCCGCTTCAGCAAAATCGGTTTGCCTGCTTGACCCAGTGCTTTGAGCAAGTCGTAGTTCTGCATGTTGCGGCTACCAATCTGCAACATATCGGCATGAGCCGCAATTTCCTCGATCTGAGAAATGGCCATTACTTCAGTCACGACGGGCAAGTGGTAGCGTTGCCGCACTGCCTTCAGAATCTCCAACCCTTCCGCTCCCATGCCTTGGAAAGCGTAGGGAGAGGTACGAGGCTTGTAAACCCCACCCCGTAGCGCTTGAATCGGAGCTGTGAGTAGGCGGCTAGCCACAGCTTCCATCTGGGCTAGGTTTTCCACAGTGCAAGGACCACCGACAATCAGCAGATCCTTACCTCCAACGGTCACGTGATCAGATAGTTGAATCACGCTTTTGTGGTTGGCGTGGGCTTTGCTAGCGAGTTTGGCATTTAACATGGTGGGTCTCCGAGAGAGTAAGGATGGGTGGATAACAAAAAACCCGGAACCTTGTGGAAGTTCCGGGTCGTGCAGTGAGCAGCATAGCCACTTTACCCGGAACTCCTGGTCCAAAAGTAAAAGCTATAAAACCAGCTACCCCAAAAAGAAAGACGCAGGTAGGAAATACGCTGCGTCTTCAAGGAGTCACCAAAGCTGCTGACACACAGGCTAGCTGCGGCCACTTGAGAAATTGCTTGGGTGCGGGGAGTCGTCATGAGTCTGGGTGCTGTCTGTATCTTATGTGAGTGAAATCTGTCCTTAAAAAGCAAAAGACCGCAGAGCCTCTTGTCTGCGGTCCACCTGGAGAATCAGCCGAAGCTGGATTCACTCCAAGTGAACCTCCATAAACCAAAAATAAAAGTAGCTGCTGCGAAGAGATAGCATCTGCGAAAAAATTTTTTGCTAGTTTTTAAGCTTTATGCCATGACGCTAACAGAGAAAAACCAGCATCGTCAACCCCTCATTTGGGGTAATTACTTTTGAGCTTGATGGAGGGGGGCGATCGCTCCTCTTCTAAACTCCTTCCTTAAATTGCTGCTGGGCCATGTTCTACAACAAAAACATTAGCGTAAAGATTGGCGATAATTTGTTGGCCTTGTTGCGTTAATCGCAGATACGTGAGGGCGTTTTCTACGTAGCGGTAGACCACATTCCAGAAGAACTTTGGGTAGCCTTGCCGCAAGTCGCCAGGATGGTGATAACCCAAGTGTTTGTTGGTGCCGTTTTCTTCAAATTCGTAAAACAGCGCATTGATTTTTTGCAAATAACGAACATCACTCAGTTGACCAATTAAATCTGCGGCTCTGAGCAAACCAGGGTAGTTAATTGTATCTTGATGGTCGCTATCGTTTGGCACCGGGAACCGGGTAAGTTCGATATTGCGCTTAATTTCTTCAGCGTCAATTAGTGGGTGTCCGCCGAACCGCTCCTCAATAAATAGCTTGCCGCGATCGATGTGGTAAGGCGTGAGACTGGCATCCGTGGCTCCGGGTGGTAGAGCAATCATCGTATCTCCGATGCCTGTAGCGTAGAGACCTGGGCGATCGCGACGGCAAACCCCTTTGATATAGCCAATGTCGTGGCAGAGCAGGGAGACCATGCAGTGCAGCCAATCGTCGCAAGAAACACCACCATCCCGGATATGCTTGCCCCGGAGAATTTCTTGCCCTACCAACGTAACCAGAATCGTGTGCTCCACATTGTGATAGAGCGCATCGCTGTTGGCAATATTCTCCAGCGCC from Trichocoleus desertorum ATA4-8-CV12 carries:
- a CDS encoding glycosyl hydrolase family 57, giving the protein MPALSQAASLPLLPELIDGLPNISGWEAEVRSVVKHDRPIFLPTTNIRLQDVSAAFAIALHMHQPMIPAGREGELISNLQYMFEHPYEGDNHNAGPFAYCYSRIADFMIDLVRQGCNPRIMLDYSGTLLWGLRQMGRGDILENLKRITCDRTYHPYVEWLGTFWGHALASTTPIPDLKLHIQAWQHHFAAIFGWDALARVKGFSLPEMHLPNHPDTLFELVKALKEAGYRWLLVQADTVETTTGQPLSQPHLPHQLVARSAEGETVSITALIKAQGADNQLVGQMQPYQEARTLNPQLVGQVMIPPLVAQMGDGENSGMMMNEFPSTFRNAWYDMSAQNQGHFGVVGLTGTEYLELIEAAGCSPENYPVCQAKGQYQIWQRVSETATPKAIARAITELKRENPSFQVKGISSAHALRWGQGNEPVSASMQKLSALFHQTLDPLLEAQSSNGEANPHPSALSSALTQQPRYRQALLYNLLVQTSCFHYWGQGMWTEYARTLYSRGKESISNNF
- a CDS encoding RNA-binding protein, with translation MSIYVGNLSYDVTQDDLNAVFAEYGTVKRVQLPLDRETGRPRGFGFVEMSTEAEETAAIEALDGAEWMGRDLRVNKAKPREERSGSGGGRGRDDRNSWGNSGGGGGGGRGYSRY
- a CDS encoding metal-dependent phosphohydrolase, producing MFNATELLIENFLEQLRSAYQRTYGSWKSEYQEIIAWVGSMALENIANSDALYHNVEHTILVTLVGQEILRGKHIRDGGVSCDDWLHCMVSLLCHDIGYIKGVCRRDRPGLYATGIGDTMIALPPGATDASLTPYHIDRGKLFIEERFGGHPLIDAEEIKRNIELTRFPVPNDSDHQDTINYPGLLRAADLIGQLSDVRYLQKINALFYEFEENGTNKHLGYHHPGDLRQGYPKFFWNVVYRYVENALTYLRLTQQGQQIIANLYANVFVVEHGPAAI
- the rpsU gene encoding 30S ribosomal protein S21, translating into MTQIVLGENEGIESALRRFKRQVSKAGILADVKRQRFFETPQDKEKRKALARRRKHRFH
- the aroF gene encoding 3-deoxy-7-phosphoheptulonate synthase — translated: MLNAKLASKAHANHKSVIQLSDHVTVGGKDLLIVGGPCTVENLAQMEAVASRLLTAPIQALRGGVYKPRTSPYAFQGMGAEGLEILKAVRQRYHLPVVTEVMAISQIEEIAAHADMLQIGSRNMQNYDLLKALGQAGKPILLKRGLSATIEEFVLAAEYILAHGNPDVVLCERGIRSFDPYTRNVLDLGAVAALRQITHLPIIVDPSHAAGKRELVADLARAAIACGADGLIIECHPEPEQSVSDARQALSLEEIAELVASLKPIATAVGRSIAEMNTRPLVPVLAGMVGVK